The Pectinophora gossypiella chromosome 15, ilPecGoss1.1, whole genome shotgun sequence genome segment caggttacagtccctgtgacttgcccctttcgTCCTGCGTTGCCGTACCGATGCGATGGCTCCCATCCAACCGAAACCGTCTTAAGACATTAATATCAAATTATCTGCTAGATATTATCAAAAAACAACGCACGACAAAATGTTTGATTGTAATGATGGATCACATGAGTAAGAATTGCCTATTAGGTATAATTATGATCACGGCACcgtcattttaaaaattacGCTCCACCTTGCTTAAGATTTTTGTTTATCATAAACTCAAATGCTTCGCAACACTGGCTGGTGTCACTCATAATAACAGCGGAGCGGTAGTAAACctaattttatcatttttcttttgcCGTTTCAGTACAACAGTACTTTCAGTACTTCCCTTCACATTATCTAGTGGGCGATGTAAAACTTCCTGTTGtttcgaaaataattttattaaatatacacgTGTTAGCGGAAATTTTCTTTATGATTTGGAAAAACGTGGATTCCTCTagtttaaaatgaaatatttgagTTAacattaattaagtaggtacgacTTAATTTTTGTCCACGCGTTGCTTTGGTGGTCAAAAGTGCACAAAAATCTAGTGAAGAGATGTGAAAATAAACAACTCGttgattaagtacataataaacgtgggtgctgattcctgcagaacCTAGTTCTGAACCTAGCTATATCTCTGTTTTGCACTCATCGTGAGGACGGCACTATTTTAGAGCTGTctgactaaaataaaattaagttttgtcagCTAGAATCGGCACTAATCAATAACAAAAACTATACATTCTAGAGGTTTATCCGCATAACTATAAGAAATACTTCAAGCTAGGATAGTTTTTCGGCCCTTATTGGCTTACGATTCCGACAACGGAAAACGGATTACAGTCGTAAATGTCAAGTGTCACCACGTTTTTCCTTTCCCGATGAGATTGGatatttcctcacgatattgGGTCTGTACATTTTCTTATCTTGATGGCAGTAGGCCCTTTCCAAAACTTATTGATAGGCCTGCATGGGTCGTTAATAAGCAGCTGTCAAACGGTATaaattttttattaacaatgcGTCTATACTTACCGCGCAAGTGAGATGATAGATGAAATAATTAcgaatatacctacatatttcgTACATGTACGCCTGTATCAAAAGCGAATGAAATAAACGGTTTGTACTAACATTTGAGGGTAGACGTAAAACAAAGAAGAACTGCAGCAATTCGCACAATTTGAATAAGTATTACGGCTGCaatcttcctaaaagtaaaagatatatatataaatcCTACCTTCAGTACATTGAAGATCAGTATCCAGCAGTTGGGAAGGGTTCCTCAGGTAGCAGGCATCGTTCTTAAAAACGTGCTTCAGTAGAATACCAGAATGTTCTTATTATAGTATATAAAGTACAATTCATATATAGGTAACAAGCACCACACCTCACACCAATTATTTGAGAACGAGTTATCGCGTATTTTcgtcaaaatataattttcttctaGGCAGATCGGCTAGCCTCAGAAGACCGGCGAAGGCACTCGGCGAATCCGTCAGAGGCGATGCAGTCGCTGCGGCAACCGTTATCTTGTGATTGGACGAAACTTACGAGTGTGTTGATATGCATTATGCTATTGGTTGAAATTCTCTctacttatattaaattgatGTTTCACATTGATAAGAATTACCgcgaaaattttgaaatttatttGATGATCGAATGCAAGTTATGTCATGTGGTGATGAAACAAAGTTTCAAGTAGTCAATATTCAATTTACAAAGGCTTTTAATAAAGTGTtaagaaatataatatcatGCCCTGAATGACTGCATGGTGacaaatatatatacagggtggcccagaagttcaggttcaaaatgaaaaattagaaagatgggctcattagctaccagaaacacccccatgtatgttcagcaattatttacggtttaggagatatgacccattttgtacctttttctagattttctaccttacttcagaaataatcattttgtcgctatccctttcataataattattttattttacttcacaactatgcctaaggctgtgtaccgctcaatcaaagataaatcaaagtcaaatcaaagataaaaaaaaagttatcggaagtcaaagtgagaattcgaccaaaattgttacagttgttaatacttcgccgaagaataataaacacatgagattgtcatggacactgaaagtatttctaaaaactgctccatttaataggcttttagaaaaatccaaaaaaagtacccttaataagggcataaaactgAGTAATTAGCACTcaaaagattgcaagacagacaggtttgaaggaaaatttgacattctcatacaatgtagctgcttctttctaacgttgttaaaggtgctcaaagacacattttcaattcaaagtaaataaaaatcacgcttataatcgctaacagggtagacatagcaacaatccgaagacaaaacttgcagtcacttttggtattcgtattttaatgaaggtacatagatttcaaggaaaaagttatccccaaacactgttggtgattcatactattggatactatgAATTACCAACagtgtctgtcttgcaatctttgagggctaattatttagttttttgcccttattaagggtacttttttggatgtttctaaaaacctattaaatggagcagtttttagaaatactttcagggacactgttggtgattcatagtatccaatagtatgaatcaccaacagtgtttggggataacttttccttgaaatctatgtaccttcattaaaatacgaataccaaaagtgactgcaagttttgtcttcggattgttgctatgtctaccctgttagcgattataagcgtgatttttatttacttttaattgaaaatgtgtctttgagcacctttaacaacgttagaaagtagcagctacattgtatgagaatgtcaaattttccttcaaatctgtctgtcttgcaatctttgagggctaattacttagtttttttgcccgtattaagggtactttttttaatgtttctaaaagcctattaaatggagcagtttttaaaaatactttcagtgtccatgacaatctcatgtgtttattattattcggcgaagttttaacaactgtaacaattttggtcgaattctcactttgacttccgataactttttttttatctttgatttcactttgatttatatttgaatgagcggtacacagacttaggcatagttgtgaagtaaaataaaataattattaagaaagggatagcgacaaaatgattatttctgaagtaaggtagaaaatctagaaaaaggtacaaaatgggtcatatctcctaaaccgtaaataattgctgaatatacatgggggtgtttctggtagctaatgagccactctttctaatttttcattttgaacctgaacttctgggccaccctgtatatatatagtttTAACTCACACTAATTAAGTAATTCCTAATAGAGGACTacattttcaattattaatatGTCATTCATAATAATGTGGTTAGTCCATAATATGATGCATTCCTATGATGACTGCCAAACTATTACGGTTTTTACTCTCAGTACTGTAACCTGACCGGATCTAGTTACcatatttataagtaacttGACCAAGATTGTTACTGCCCACTCTCTGTTTAATGTTATGATTCACTTCCTAAATATCATTGGCTGTGGCTGTGACTTGGTTGACAGTAAACCTGTAATCCCCAATACAACGGAGTCATCTGGCGAGCTACAAAAACCTCATtggttgacattgcgcacttacctacttttatatgcgcaaatgtctaatttcagtattgcttttctagattaGTTGTAATGatggtatttttattaaaagtttgCAGTGAGATGACAATATTGGAAAATGACAGAGTAAGAAACAAACTGATAAGAAAACGCACGAAAGTAGATGGCGTAACATTTAGAATATGGAACTAAAGTGGAGAGGAACACGTCACAGGATAAGAAGTATTCCGGTATCCTAGAAacgtaaaaagaaaacacaaaaaacagATTGAAGATGACATCAAAGTTACAGCGGAAAAACATGGACCAGGATAGCGACGAATAGGGAAAATAGAAATGAATGGAACTTTGTCTAAATTGGGCAAACAGATAAAGTTGTTCAATATCTTAAAATAACAGAGTAATAATTTTGTGTGAAtaagtttaaaatgtaaaaaaatatctaaaataagggcttaagtatttaattattatagatCACAACATAACGACCGTACATGACAGGTGACCAACCAATATGCAGAAAACGAAtactaatactaaaaataactaTCTATACATTatgtgttattatgtgttttaattataactatCTATAATATCAATGTCTACTTAACGATAGAAAAAAATAGATTTAGCTGTTGTCGCTATGCCGAATTGTGTTCGATTTCGaatcatatatttatattaagtatttgaTATTTACAACAATCCACTCACTCTCTAATTACCGCAATAGGTACCTCAAAGGTAGTCTATCATTATAgtgtttttgttattgtttcagAATGCTTCACTTGCTTCACATACAATGAATTCGTCGGTTCAAAGATGTGGAAGTCCGGGGACTCGTTCTACagtgaatgtgtgtgtgaacATCCAGTACTTGCCAAGAAAAATCTCAAATGGCTAGGCCCTAACGACCAAGAGATCGTAGAATCGGGGTAATTAATATACTGTAAGCTTCGTACAGATCTGATGAACACGCCGCGAATGCGCCATGCGCGGTTTTTACGCTCTATTCCCTAGATCTATATCTACTCTAATATTAGATACTTAGGCAATCACTAGGACAACTTTAGAActtttatacatttttgttaGTATTTATAAGTAGTCCCGTATATATAACTTTTAAAgtcttttaaagttttttttttaagcttttttaataaaacgacAAGGTTTTCTGATAAAACCTATCTTTATTcgattattatgtaagtacacaAATACCTTATACGTTATCTATCTACATATTTTTGAGAGTTTATTGCATACCTATGTTTGTAGTTATATTTCCTAATATTCTATATGCATGCGCgcgatattttatatatattattcctTCCCTGAaatatacaaaaagaaaacatatcAAAAGCAAGTAATTCAGATGAAAGCTCTTATTGATTAAATATTAGATATTCTAAGAAGACcgttgtaataaatatttctagTGAATTAATAAGAAATGAGGACgttattataaattacaatataatattccAGATGAAATGAGTGGGTAGTGTAAGCTAATTGATGAGCACAGTTAGTTATTATATCGTACATTTTTGATATAGATCACTAAACGGAAAAAagctgtaatatttatttttaatctaaaCAGAGTACTACCTTAACGTAgataaaaatgtaaagaaaGACATCGTATTTACAGATCTCTAAATTCTCACGTTTTAGAATATTCTAAATCTGTGTGAACAATGAGATGAATAGAAACTAACAATAGAAAACAAATATCTAGGTATTCTACGCAACccttaaaaataatgaattgtttttACAAGACCAGGAAAAGCAAAAGTGTACACGGAATGGAAAGGCAATACTCTTAATCTTCACATAGCGAGTCTTAGCAAACCGTTAAGCGGAATATACAAATGTGTATCAGAGGGAATGAACAGGCAACGTTATACTATATCGCAAAAAATTGAAGTTTACGGTATGTATATTACTttcttaaaattcataagttacaACACTGCTTATAATGACAGGACCTAggcatatttttaaattctctGCAGGGAAATATATCGTGAAGACATGGAGAACCAAACTAACAGCCTCTGAGATCTAGTGGTTATatggcgttgggctcacaatcttgaggtccgggttcaattcccgatggggacgttgtcgaaatcactttgtgagactgtcctttggctAGATCACCTGATTACCCGGAAAAGCAAGACGATTCCAtatttcggaaggcacattataCCATTGGTCTTGGGCTACTAACCCAAGTACTACTAACCAGTGGAGCAGAGTGGAGGAGTATGCTCTGTCGAGATGAACGatggggaagcctgtgcccagaaatGGGACATGTATAGGCTACTTATGTACCTAACTAACTTCTCCGTTATTCATGTCGACGATTTGTTTCTTGTGTACAAAACCTTTAACAACTAAAGTCATTAAGTTTACGGACTGTTCACGAACTTTAGCAAGAGATAATGTACGCTTAATACACAAGCACAATACAAACATATACGCATTATATAGTACTTGAAGaaattaagtataagtattataaCTTACACGATtccgtatttattattaagtagaaTTCCACGTTTCTTTATAATAGTAATCACTAAGGATTGCTCTATGAACTTTTCAAACAATAGACCTTCATTTGTGATATATAGATAACAGAAAACCACGTTTAAAATATTAGAATCCTCTCACAAGGATGCCACGGTTGCATCACcaataaaatgtatgcagtttgTTTAAAGGGAAGGTACCCCACTTTGTTGTACAACCTGGTATCCTAGTTCAATGGAGcctttatattaataaatcttACATTAGATTGTACATAGTTATAAGTTacttaatataagtttaaataattatttaaatgattatcattttTACAGATCCTTTATACTTTGTTAATGCAAATGCTACCCAATATCTGATAAAAGGTCAGGATTCGCTTATAACATGCGAAGCTAGAGCTGATAGTAATCCTGAAATAACTTGGAGTAAAGGCCAAGATGATGAAGAAGTAAGTATGTGAAAGTGCGTCTATTCTTTGATTTCCGAGTTaagaaaacaacaataaagtataaatttgattctgtattcaaattctgataatataaatctaataattgatggacatggaaattagcatttgtttttcaaaattaaacaGAAGCGTACTAGAAGCGCTATAGAATCCACTTCAAAGTAAACAACACTAAAGGTAACTTAAATTAGATCAAACGTTTACTGgtttaactaaaaaaatatttgctttaTAACTTATAACTTTGTAAAACTAGAAAACATTTCATTtgaggttgcctggcagaaattgctgtttagcaataaggccgcctattgtgcttatgtttttgtgtttatgtcctttgtatatgtcgttgtgcaataaagtattattgattgattgaacatTTGTGTTTTTGAGATTTGAAGGTGAAGACTAACAACACACAATTTCAAAACATAACATTTCTGGGCCTTTTTTCTACTGCAAGTgatatttcaaaatatgattaCAAAACAAATCGGTTTTAAATTATGTACTATTTCTATATTCTTACAGATAACGGTCAATAACAAGTATGACATCATACAAGTGGGTTtggtaataaaaaatgttacgGAAGATGATGCAGGAACGTATCGGTGCAAAGCACAAGTTTTAGATACTGGTGAAAACGTCGACAGATATATCAAAGCTGAGGTAATAACCGTAGTACTTATCTATTAGGCTTACCTTACAGGTCGCCGGCACGAAATTGGTAGCCCAACCAGGCGAGGTACCCTTTATATAACTGCATATTCTATTTTGTTGATGGCAAACGCGGTGTCAAGATAGACCCTAAacgttgtttatttttttttaaaattgcttAGGCTAAGCTTAATAAATAGAAGGCAATATTTTTTACAGGTGATGAAGGTTCCTGTAGTGAAAGAAATTTCTGCAAATCCCAACAACGTCCTTGTAGAAGGGAAACCACTGACGTTAGACTGTTTAGCAGATGGACTTCCTCTACCATCCTATATTTGGAGAAAATTCCCAAatcatgtatgtaatttctggaaagtaactttttatttaaattacttagtttatttgaTATGATGTGATATTATCAAATTTCAGGCTGGCTCAATCAAAAATGTCACGTGGCATCAAGATTTCagtaaaattgtatttaagAATATAACAGAAGAAGATCGTGGTGTTTACCAGTGTACTGCACATAATAAAGCTGGGGTGACCGCAAAGAATATCACTGTAGAGGTAAATAAAAGATTTGCTTGCTTTATTGATTTCACATTAGAGTTGAAACTCATCTGCAAAGCTTTTCTTAGAAGTGAAACACTTCAGGCTAAATAACAAGAAACAATTACAACTAACTACTAATGTCTAacttatgattattattttataatttcaccTGTATTTACATTGTAGAATGGCAATAGATAACGTTATTTGTTATAgagtaaattatttaaaacaataaattttgaggTACGGAGTGtgtccttttttaaaaaaaacctttctaTACTAAACTCCTGATATTTTTTTGCctggtaaattatttttataacattcagAAATCTAATATTTAGACAGATTACATATAAAACGAATGGAATTTAATTCTTTTTCACCTTTTAAGTTCATACTTTTATATAACATATTTATGTGAATATTACAGGTTCACACTAAACCAAGGATATCAAAGTttaaaaacataacagttgCGGAGGGGTCACCTGCGACCATCAAATGTGCAGCTACAGGCAGGCCTAGACCTGATGTCATCATACTTTACTATGGAGATGAACCGGCGTAAGTAGCtatgatatatatatttttgttgttgaACATATTCAAACTCGATTCGTCATTTATGGAAGACGATAGGGGAAGTCTGAACGTACGACTTGGATCAATGGAATTACTGTTAGAAGGTAGAATAAGTTCATGATCAGTTTCTCCGATGACGCTTTTCTAAGATACTCCATGTTTTCATTCGCCAAATATGCAGTGGACATTTGTAAATCTCTAGTTTCGTACATGAGTGGCATGAAAGTTGAAAAAGCCTTAGTGcagatttaagtttttgtaatgaTAGGGATggtaaaaactttttatataactatCACAAGAATTTGAAACATTACCTCGGTTTTGTAAGATAGCCAAAGTTGTTACAAAAATTGTCATTTTTCCCCCTGGTTATTAGCAATTGTCCTTACTTACACGTATAAAGTATTAATGTATAAACTATATAAGAAGGCTATGtaactaattttatatttcaggCAGCCAGTATTTAGAAACAAGAGTTCGGAAAATTCTATGGATATCGTTTTAACATTCGACAAAATCGAAAAGTTCCACGAAAGAATTTATTACTGTAACGCAAGTAATGAAGGTAAGAAATCTAACTTAATACAGACACGTGCCAAACAAGGACAAATCCTGAAGACGAcgttatttaaagaaatatattattatcatttccaTAAATTTCAAACTGACATTGGAGTAATCATGAAATTCCCTACAAAGGTTGGGcaattaatattcaatatatttAACTGGTTTCAGTTGGTTTCACAGTAGAGAAGATGTATTTGAAAGTTCTACATAAGCCACATTTTAAGAATCCTGAAGAAATGGTATGGGCATGGGACGAAAAAACTGTGAACCTAAGTTGCGAACACGAAAGTCAACCTCCTGCCATAGTGATGTGGAGGTAAGGTGATAAttataagaaagcaatatattTTCAGAAGACAAAAAATAACCGTGTagattttaaaagtattttaacttGATAATTGACATTTAGGTAACTTGAAGTAAGGAGTTTTAGGAGACAAAACTAATTGCATAAAATTGTTCTGGTAACTTTTATTCACAGTTTTAAAGGAAATTCAGACTTGGCGCCTGAAGAAAAAATAATGGAAGTAAACCAACTATGGTCAGCTAAAATAAGCAAGACTACTGAACACTATATAAAGTTGAAACCTGTTAAAAACTTCCTCTATGGAACTTACGAGTGTATAGCCAAGAACCATCTCGGAAGTGCCAAGAAAGTAATACACGTCAAAAAGGGATTCATACCACCGCCAATGGGACATGTGAGTTCGAATATATTTAATATGAAATCTTTTGAGGAGTCATATAGGTATTTATCAATGATACAGgttgatagtgacatcgtaacgaatactgaggggaatgattcagactatctttctgagttaatatgtagtggaatttaatctttttttttaattatttccaattctatacttttgcgacgaaatatTTCACTAAATACTAACTCAGAagaatgagttgaatcatccgcctcagtattggttacggtatcactaacactctgtattgtAAACATATTTGTCACAAgacagcataattattatagatacctatataattatttgatttcCCCATATTTTCCCTGCTGTGTGACATGTAGCGCCACCTAGCCGCGAGTAGCGGAATTACGAGCAGCGCCATCTGTCATTGAATGGAGGGAGTTTCTAATGGTAACCTGCCACTC includes the following:
- the LOC126373089 gene encoding fasciclin-2-like isoform X3, whose translation is MIKMKTLSISFLLAIISALFVKECFTCFTYNEFVGSKMWKSGDSFYSECVCEHPVLAKKNLKWLGPNDQEIVESGPGKAKVYTEWKGNTLNLHIASLSKPLSGIYKCVSEGMNRQRYTISQKIEVYDPLYFVNANATQYLIKGQDSLITCEARADSNPEITWSKGQDDEEITVNNKYDIIQVGLVIKNVTEDDAGTYRCKAQVLDTGENVDRYIKAEVMKVPVVKEISANPNNVLVEGKPLTLDCLADGLPLPSYIWRKFPNHAGSIKNVTWHQDFSKIVFKNITEEDRGVYQCTAHNKAGVTAKNITVEVHTKPRISKFKNITVAEGSPATIKCAATGRPRPDVIILYYGDEPAQPVFRNKSSENSMDIVLTFDKIEKFHERIYYCNASNEVGFTVEKMYLKVLHKPHFKNPEEMVWAWDEKTVNLSCEHESQPPAIVMWSFKGNSDLAPEEKIMEVNQLWSAKISKTTEHYIKLKPVKNFLYGTYECIAKNHLGSAKKVIHVKKGFIPPPMGHVQISDITASSVTFELTAPENTGPPVIGFKAEYDTELNYNITNIHLNRTWAIGIPYKIDKLEKMTRYFIRFAAINEVGTGPLGPFLQFDTPGKSVPEPPTWENEADLTEVPLQNKILKIKAPEDNGDLIDYYVIKYCPEGTESNCTVKVIPPTTNVALDDLSENTTYLLEMVAHNSVGNSTPTRLEFTVEMMEDLAQRMTMSAGEIVGIAIAVVILCIVLLDILLLVTRKKGMIATCCFKKNKKKKEANKQSSTIQQEDH
- the LOC126373089 gene encoding fasciclin-2-like isoform X2, with protein sequence MIKMKTLSISFLLAIISALFVKECFTCFTYNEFVGSKMWKSGDSFYSECVCEHPVLAKKNLKWLGPNDQEIVESGPGKAKVYTEWKGNTLNLHIASLSKPLSGIYKCVSEGMNRQRYTISQKIEVYDPLYFVNANATQYLIKGQDSLITCEARADSNPEITWSKGQDDEEITVNNKYDIIQVGLVIKNVTEDDAGTYRCKAQVLDTGENVDRYIKAEVMKVPVVKEISANPNNVLVEGKPLTLDCLADGLPLPSYIWRKFPNHAGSIKNVTWHQDFSKIVFKNITEEDRGVYQCTAHNKAGVTAKNITVEVHTKPRISKFKNITVAEGSPATIKCAATGRPRPDVIILYYGDEPAQPVFRNKSSENSMDIVLTFDKIEKFHERIYYCNASNEVGFTVEKMYLKVLHKPHFKNPEEMVWAWDEKTVNLSCEHESQPPAIVMWSFKGNSDLAPEEKIMEVNQLWSAKISKTTEHYIKLKPVKNFLYGTYECIAKNHLGSAKKVIHVKKGFIPPPMGHVQISDITASSVTFELTAPENTGPPVIGFKAEYDTELNYNITNIHLNRTWAIGIPYKIDKLEKMTRYFIRFAAINEVGTGPLGPFLQFDTPGKSVPEPPTWENEADLTEEGTESNCTVKVIPPTTNVALDDLSENTTYLLEMVAHNSVGNSTPTRLEFTVEMMEDLAQRMTMSAGEIVGIAIAVVILCIVLLDILLLVTRKKGMIATCCFKKNKKKKEANKQSRDKKGLLKDNSETTDTLKRPDNGHKEYEYNKSTGVITGKHSAV
- the LOC126373089 gene encoding fasciclin-2-like isoform X5 gives rise to the protein MNRQRYTISQKIEVYDPLYFVNANATQYLIKGQDSLITCEARADSNPEITWSKGQDDEEITVNNKYDIIQVGLVIKNVTEDDAGTYRCKAQVLDTGENVDRYIKAEVMKVPVVKEISANPNNVLVEGKPLTLDCLADGLPLPSYIWRKFPNHAGSIKNVTWHQDFSKIVFKNITEEDRGVYQCTAHNKAGVTAKNITVEVHTKPRISKFKNITVAEGSPATIKCAATGRPRPDVIILYYGDEPAQPVFRNKSSENSMDIVLTFDKIEKFHERIYYCNASNEVGFTVEKMYLKVLHKPHFKNPEEMVWAWDEKTVNLSCEHESQPPAIVMWSFKGNSDLAPEEKIMEVNQLWSAKISKTTEHYIKLKPVKNFLYGTYECIAKNHLGSAKKVIHVKKGFIPPPMGHVQISDITASSVTFELTAPENTGPPVIGFKAEYDTELNYNITNIHLNRTWAIGIPYKIDKLEKMTRYFIRFAAINEVGTGPLGPFLQFDTPGKSVPEPPTWENEADLTEVPLQNKILKIKAPEDNGDLIDYYVIKYCPEGTESNCTVKVIPPTTNVALDDLSENTTYLLEMVAHNSVGNSTPTRLEFTVEMMEDLAQRMTMSAGEIVGIAIAVVILCIVLLDILLLVTRKKGMIATCCFKKNKKKKEANKQSRDKKGLLKDNSETTDTLKRPDNGHKEYEYNKSTGVITGKHSAV
- the LOC126373089 gene encoding fasciclin-2-like isoform X4 is translated as MIKMKTLSISFLLAIISALFVKECFTCFTYNEFVGSKMWKSGDSFYSECVCEHPVLAKKNLKWLGPNDQEIVESGPGKAKVYTEWKGNTLNLHIASLSKPLSGIYKCVSEGMNRQRYTISQKIEVYDPLYFVNANATQYLIKGQDSLITCEARADSNPEITWSKGQDDEEITVNNKYDIIQVGLVIKNVTEDDAGTYRCKAQVLDTGENVDRYIKAEVMKVPVVKEISANPNNVLVEGKPLTLDCLADGLPLPSYIWRKFPNHAGSIKNVTWHQDFSKIVFKNITEEDRGVYQCTAHNKAGVTAKNITVEVHTKPRISKFKNITVAEGSPATIKCAATGRPRPDVIILYYGDEPAQPVFRNKSSENSMDIVLTFDKIEKFHERIYYCNASNEVGFTVEKMYLKVLHKPHFKNPEEMVWAWDEKTVNLSCEHESQPPAIVMWSFKGNSDLAPEEKIMEVNQLWSAKISKTTEHYIKLKPVKNFLYGTYECIAKNHLGSAKKVIHVKKGFIPPPMGHVQISDITASSVTFELTAPENTGPPVIGFKAEYDTELNYNITNIHLNRTWAIGIPYKIDKLEKMTRYFIRFAAINEVGTGPLGPFLQFDTPGKSVPEPPTWENEADLTEVPLQNKILKIKAPEDNGDLIDYYVIKYCPEGTESNCTVKVIPPTTNVALDDLSENTTYLLEMVAHNSVGNSTPTRLEFTVEMMEDLAQRMTMSAGEIVGIAIAVVILCIVLLDILLLVTRKKGMIATCCFKKNKKKKEANKQSR
- the LOC126373089 gene encoding fasciclin-2-like isoform X1 gives rise to the protein MIKMKTLSISFLLAIISALFVKECFTCFTYNEFVGSKMWKSGDSFYSECVCEHPVLAKKNLKWLGPNDQEIVESGPGKAKVYTEWKGNTLNLHIASLSKPLSGIYKCVSEGMNRQRYTISQKIEVYDPLYFVNANATQYLIKGQDSLITCEARADSNPEITWSKGQDDEEITVNNKYDIIQVGLVIKNVTEDDAGTYRCKAQVLDTGENVDRYIKAEVMKVPVVKEISANPNNVLVEGKPLTLDCLADGLPLPSYIWRKFPNHAGSIKNVTWHQDFSKIVFKNITEEDRGVYQCTAHNKAGVTAKNITVEVHTKPRISKFKNITVAEGSPATIKCAATGRPRPDVIILYYGDEPAQPVFRNKSSENSMDIVLTFDKIEKFHERIYYCNASNEVGFTVEKMYLKVLHKPHFKNPEEMVWAWDEKTVNLSCEHESQPPAIVMWSFKGNSDLAPEEKIMEVNQLWSAKISKTTEHYIKLKPVKNFLYGTYECIAKNHLGSAKKVIHVKKGFIPPPMGHVQISDITASSVTFELTAPENTGPPVIGFKAEYDTELNYNITNIHLNRTWAIGIPYKIDKLEKMTRYFIRFAAINEVGTGPLGPFLQFDTPGKSVPEPPTWENEADLTEVPLQNKILKIKAPEDNGDLIDYYVIKYCPEGTESNCTVKVIPPTTNVALDDLSENTTYLLEMVAHNSVGNSTPTRLEFTVEMMEDLAQRMTMSAGEIVGIAIAVVILCIVLLDILLLVTRKKGMIATCCFKKNKKKKEANKQSRDKKGLLKDNSETTDTLKRPDNGHKEYEYNKSTGVITGKHSAV